A portion of the Streptomyces coeruleoprunus genome contains these proteins:
- a CDS encoding cyclase family protein, with amino-acid sequence MSLPDPFPAIAKRVNNWGRWGEDDELGTLNLITDEVVREAAATVRTGERVPLALPLRADGVQTGVIPGRVNPLHAMVQINQELFGPGTVATSDDVVTLGLQAATHWDALSHVSHSGRLYNGRPADSITPHGGAAFGGVDKVRHLVSRGVLLDVARAKGVDRLPGDHAVTPEDLDEAAEFGGVTVRAGDVVLVRTGQMRRYLEGDRHAYAFPSPGLSLRTPEWFHAHDVAAVANDTLTFEIFPPEVEGLWLPVHALDLVEMGMPQGQNWNLETLSTACAQRRRYAFLLSATPEPFVGATGTPVAPVAVL; translated from the coding sequence ATGTCGCTTCCGGACCCGTTCCCCGCCATCGCCAAGCGGGTCAACAACTGGGGCCGCTGGGGTGAGGACGACGAGCTGGGCACCCTCAACCTGATCACCGACGAGGTCGTACGGGAGGCGGCCGCGACCGTCCGCACCGGCGAGCGCGTCCCGCTGGCGCTGCCCCTGCGGGCCGACGGCGTGCAGACCGGCGTGATCCCCGGCCGCGTCAACCCGCTGCACGCCATGGTGCAGATCAACCAGGAGCTGTTCGGCCCCGGTACGGTCGCCACCAGCGACGACGTCGTGACGCTCGGGCTCCAGGCGGCCACGCACTGGGACGCCCTGAGCCATGTCTCCCACTCGGGACGCCTCTACAACGGGCGTCCGGCCGACTCGATCACCCCGCACGGGGGCGCCGCGTTCGGGGGCGTCGACAAGGTGCGGCACCTCGTGTCGCGCGGGGTACTGCTCGACGTGGCGCGGGCGAAGGGCGTCGACCGGCTGCCGGGCGACCACGCGGTGACACCCGAGGACCTGGACGAGGCCGCGGAGTTCGGCGGGGTGACGGTACGGGCCGGGGACGTCGTGCTCGTACGGACCGGGCAGATGCGGCGGTACCTGGAGGGCGACCGGCACGCGTACGCCTTCCCGTCGCCGGGCCTGTCGCTGCGCACCCCGGAGTGGTTCCACGCGCACGACGTGGCCGCGGTCGCCAATGACACGCTGACCTTCGAGATCTTCCCGCCGGAGGTCGAGGGGCTGTGGCTGCCGGTGCACGCGCTCGACCTGGTCGAGATGGGCATGCCGCAGGGGCAGAACTGGAACCTGGAGACCTTGTCCACAGCCTGTGCACAGCGGCGGCGGTACGCGTTCCTGCTGAGCGCGACGCCGGAACCGTTCGTCGGCGCGACGGGCACTCCGGTGGCGCCGGTGGCGGTGCTGTGA
- a CDS encoding acyl-CoA dehydrogenase family protein yields MDFGFGPDDETFRTEARAWLAAHPGGKPGRDWERLLGADGWIGLGWDTPDRRYGNRTATLTQQVVWAEEYAGAGAPARTGHIGENLLAPTLLAHGTPDQQDRFLPGIARGEELWCQGYSEPGAGSDLAGLRTAAVRDGDTYRITGQKIWTSLARDADWCFVLARSEPGSHRHHGLSFLLVPMDQPGRIEVRPIRQMSGDSDFNEVFFDGAVADARDVVGGEGGGWRVATGLLARERGVSTLVQQIGFAAELARVVRQAVATGAAADPVLRDALVRQWADLRVMRWNALRTLGGTEEPGAPSVAKLLWGRWHQRLGELAVRVRGAEAATGPGPWTPEAYGIDDTQRMFLFSRADTIYGGSDEIQRSIIAERVLGLPKEPR; encoded by the coding sequence GTGGACTTCGGGTTCGGGCCGGACGACGAGACGTTCCGCACCGAGGCGCGCGCCTGGCTCGCCGCGCACCCCGGGGGCAAGCCGGGCAGGGACTGGGAGCGGCTGCTCGGCGCCGACGGCTGGATCGGCCTCGGCTGGGACACCCCCGACCGCCGCTACGGCAACCGGACCGCCACCCTCACCCAGCAGGTCGTCTGGGCCGAGGAGTACGCCGGGGCCGGGGCACCCGCCCGTACCGGCCACATCGGCGAGAACCTGCTCGCCCCTACCCTCCTCGCCCACGGGACGCCCGACCAGCAGGACCGCTTCCTGCCCGGCATCGCCCGCGGCGAGGAGCTGTGGTGCCAGGGCTACAGCGAACCCGGCGCCGGATCGGACCTCGCGGGCCTGCGCACGGCGGCCGTCCGCGACGGCGACACCTACCGGATCACCGGCCAGAAGATCTGGACCTCCCTCGCCCGCGACGCGGACTGGTGCTTCGTCCTGGCCCGTTCCGAGCCCGGCTCCCACCGCCACCACGGCCTGTCCTTCCTGCTCGTCCCGATGGACCAGCCCGGCAGGATCGAGGTCCGGCCCATCCGGCAGATGTCCGGCGACAGCGACTTCAACGAGGTCTTCTTCGACGGGGCCGTGGCCGACGCGCGGGACGTCGTCGGCGGCGAGGGCGGCGGCTGGCGGGTTGCCACCGGGCTGCTCGCCCGGGAGCGGGGCGTGTCCACGCTCGTCCAGCAGATCGGCTTCGCGGCGGAGCTGGCACGCGTCGTGCGGCAGGCCGTCGCGACCGGCGCCGCCGCCGACCCCGTCCTGCGCGACGCGCTCGTACGGCAGTGGGCCGACCTGCGCGTGATGCGCTGGAACGCGCTGCGCACCCTGGGCGGCACCGAGGAGCCCGGCGCGCCCAGCGTCGCCAAGCTGCTGTGGGGCCGCTGGCACCAGCGGCTCGGGGAGCTGGCCGTACGGGTGCGGGGCGCGGAGGCGGCCACCGGTCCGGGGCCGTGGACACCGGAGGCGTACGGCATCGACGACACGCAGCGGATGTTCCTCTTCAGCCGGGCCGACACGATCTACGGCGGCTCCGACGAGATCCAGCGCAGCATCATCGCCGAGCGCGTGCTCGGCCTGCCGAAGGAGCCGCGGTGA
- a CDS encoding GlxA family transcriptional regulator, which yields MAAASSAPAPAPAHTPAPHRVVVLALPGLLPFELGIPHRIFGRAKDPETGRRLYETVTCGLAAGRVQTDADFAVEVRYGPEALATADTVVVPASYELGPVYEEGRLTDELAAALAHIRPGTRLVSICTGGYVLAAAGFLDGRPATTHWASAERFQRLFPSVRVDADVLFIDDGDVLTSAGVAAGVDLCLHIVRRDHGSAVANDVARRTVVPPYRDGGQAQYIQRPVPEPRLATTSRARAWALDRLHEPLQLRDLAARESMSVRTFTRRFREEVGLSPGQWLTQQRVERARHLLESTALSVDEVARRTGFGTAQSLRQHFQSATGVPPTAYRRTFVGAVPARAAG from the coding sequence ATGGCCGCCGCCTCATCCGCTCCCGCCCCCGCTCCCGCCCACACCCCCGCCCCGCACCGCGTCGTCGTCCTCGCCCTCCCCGGGCTCCTCCCCTTCGAACTGGGCATCCCGCACCGCATCTTCGGCCGCGCCAAGGACCCGGAGACGGGCCGGCGCCTGTACGAGACGGTGACGTGCGGCCTGGCCGCCGGGCGCGTGCAGACGGACGCGGACTTCGCCGTGGAGGTCCGGTACGGCCCCGAGGCGCTGGCCACGGCCGACACGGTCGTCGTGCCGGCCTCGTACGAGCTGGGACCGGTGTACGAGGAGGGTCGCCTCACCGACGAGTTGGCCGCCGCGCTCGCGCACATCCGGCCCGGGACGCGGCTGGTGTCGATCTGCACGGGCGGGTACGTGCTGGCCGCGGCCGGGTTCCTGGACGGGCGGCCCGCGACGACACACTGGGCGTCCGCCGAGCGCTTCCAGCGGCTCTTCCCGTCCGTGCGGGTCGACGCGGACGTCCTGTTCATCGACGACGGCGACGTGCTCACGTCGGCGGGGGTCGCCGCGGGGGTCGACCTGTGCCTGCACATCGTGCGCCGCGACCACGGCTCGGCCGTCGCCAACGACGTGGCCCGCCGTACGGTCGTCCCCCCGTACCGGGACGGCGGCCAGGCCCAGTACATCCAGCGCCCGGTGCCCGAGCCGCGCCTCGCGACCACGTCCCGGGCCCGCGCCTGGGCCCTGGACCGGCTCCACGAACCTCTCCAGCTGCGGGACCTGGCGGCGCGCGAGTCGATGAGCGTGCGCACCTTCACGCGCCGGTTCCGCGAGGAGGTGGGGCTCAGCCCCGGTCAGTGGCTCACCCAGCAGCGCGTCGAGCGGGCCCGCCACCTGCTGGAGTCCACGGCGCTGTCCGTCGACGAGGTCGCCCGCCGCACCGGCTTCGGCACGGCCCAGTCGCTCCGCCAGCACTTCCAGTCGGCGACGGGCGTCCCGCCGACGGCCTACCGCCGCACCTTCGTCGGCGCGGTCCCGGCCCGGGCGGCCGGCTGA
- a CDS encoding flavin reductase family protein, protein MAATAIRYLRSAGAPSEAPPLPRLRAVRDGERPEVAPAEFRRVLGHFASGVTVVTAYDAEGGGPVGFACQSFASLSLDPPLVAFMVGRTSTTWPRIARAGAFCVNVLGAGQEALCRGFAVSGADKFAGVAHSPSPATGSPRLAGVPAWIDCVIHAVHTGGDHLIVVGRVKALDATDEAPPLLFHRGHFGRLAD, encoded by the coding sequence ATGGCGGCCACCGCCATCCGCTACCTCAGGTCCGCAGGGGCACCTTCGGAGGCGCCGCCGCTCCCCCGGCTCCGCGCGGTACGGGACGGTGAGCGGCCGGAGGTCGCGCCGGCCGAGTTCCGCCGGGTGCTGGGCCACTTCGCCAGCGGGGTAACCGTCGTCACGGCGTACGACGCGGAGGGCGGCGGCCCGGTGGGCTTCGCGTGCCAGTCGTTCGCCTCCCTGTCGCTGGACCCGCCGCTGGTGGCCTTCATGGTGGGCCGTACGTCCACGACGTGGCCCCGCATCGCCCGCGCCGGCGCGTTCTGCGTGAACGTGCTGGGGGCGGGGCAGGAGGCGTTGTGCCGCGGCTTCGCGGTGAGCGGGGCGGACAAGTTCGCGGGCGTGGCCCACAGTCCCTCGCCCGCGACGGGCTCTCCGCGTCTCGCGGGGGTCCCGGCGTGGATCGACTGCGTCATCCACGCGGTGCACACGGGGGGCGACCACCTGATCGTGGTGGGCCGGGTGAAGGCCCTGGACGCGACGGACGAGGCGCCCCCGCTCCTCTTCCACCGGGGCCACTTCGGCCGACTCGCGGACTGA
- a CDS encoding acyl-CoA dehydrogenase family protein: MRFRLTDEQRALRAGVRGLLERRFGRERLRAAVAASVADGPVLDRGLWRALGEAGFFALRLPEAEGGVGLGLPEAVLAFEEAGRALLPGPLVATHLAAGEVPGAAEGAVVVTAVDARLVEWRDAADVVRGDASGAVPVRSVDPLTPLHRVPGGARAGDPVAALLTAAEQLGSAGRTAELAARYAREREQFGRPVGAFQAVQHLCADMLVRVEVARAAVYAAAVTGDPADAAGAKLLADEAAVRGARDCLQVYGGLGFTWEADVHLHLKRAWLRAERWMTATAAEEALAARLVADG, translated from the coding sequence GTGCGGTTCCGGTTGACCGACGAACAGCGGGCGCTGCGGGCGGGGGTGCGGGGGCTGCTGGAGCGCCGCTTCGGGCGGGAGCGGCTGCGGGCTGCCGTGGCCGCCTCCGTGGCGGACGGGCCGGTGCTGGACCGGGGGCTGTGGCGGGCGCTGGGAGAGGCGGGGTTCTTCGCACTGAGGCTGCCGGAGGCGGAGGGCGGCGTGGGGCTCGGGCTGCCCGAGGCGGTGCTGGCCTTCGAGGAGGCCGGGCGGGCCCTGCTGCCGGGGCCGCTGGTGGCGACGCACCTGGCGGCGGGCGAGGTGCCGGGCGCGGCGGAGGGCGCGGTCGTGGTGACGGCGGTGGACGCGCGTCTGGTGGAGTGGCGGGACGCGGCCGACGTGGTGCGGGGCGACGCGTCGGGTGCCGTACCGGTGCGGTCGGTGGACCCGCTGACGCCGCTGCACCGGGTGCCCGGCGGCGCGCGGGCTGGCGACCCGGTGGCCGCGCTCCTGACGGCCGCCGAACAGCTGGGCAGTGCCGGGCGTACGGCCGAACTCGCCGCCCGGTACGCGCGGGAGCGCGAGCAGTTCGGCCGGCCCGTGGGGGCGTTCCAGGCGGTGCAGCACCTGTGCGCCGACATGCTGGTACGGGTGGAGGTGGCGCGCGCCGCCGTGTACGCGGCGGCCGTGACGGGCGACCCGGCCGACGCGGCGGGCGCCAAGCTGCTGGCCGACGAGGCCGCGGTGCGCGGAGCGCGGGACTGCCTCCAGGTGTACGGCGGCCTGGGCTTCACCTGGGAGGCGGACGTGCACCTGCACCTCAAGCGGGCCTGGCTGCGGGCCGAGCGGTGGATGACGGCGACGGCCGCCGAGGAGGCGCTCGCGGCGCGTCTCGTGGCCGACGGGTGA
- a CDS encoding enoyl-CoA hydratase/isomerase family protein yields MTPSPEKTSASWIRHATDNGVSWITLDRPDVLNALAPDQRERLISLLGDASADPAVRAVVLTATGRGFCAGADLRATSAANGREPVAGDVARTIRLGAQRLIAAVLDCEKPVVAAVNGIAAGLGAHLAYACDLVVAAESARFTEAFSRRGIVPDGGGAYLLTRLVGPRRAKELLFFGDALSAADAERMGLVNRVVPDTELTATARSWAERLAQGPTRSLALTKQLVNASLDTDRATAFAAEAAAQEIAMTTRDAREGVAAFVERRAADFRGR; encoded by the coding sequence ATGACGCCCTCCCCGGAAAAGACATCTGCTTCATGGATACGGCACGCCACTGACAACGGCGTCTCGTGGATCACCCTCGACCGACCCGACGTCCTCAACGCCCTCGCCCCCGACCAGCGCGAACGTCTCATCTCCCTCCTCGGTGACGCCTCCGCCGACCCCGCCGTCCGCGCCGTCGTCCTCACCGCGACCGGCCGCGGCTTCTGCGCCGGCGCCGACCTGCGGGCCACGTCCGCGGCGAACGGCCGCGAGCCGGTCGCCGGGGACGTGGCGCGGACCATCCGGCTGGGCGCGCAGCGGCTCATCGCCGCCGTACTGGACTGCGAGAAGCCGGTCGTCGCGGCCGTCAACGGCATCGCCGCCGGGCTCGGCGCGCACCTCGCGTACGCCTGCGACCTCGTTGTCGCCGCGGAATCGGCGCGGTTCACCGAGGCGTTCAGCCGGCGGGGCATCGTCCCGGACGGCGGCGGCGCGTATCTGCTGACGCGGCTGGTGGGGCCGCGGCGGGCGAAGGAGCTGCTGTTCTTCGGCGACGCGCTGTCGGCCGCCGACGCCGAACGCATGGGCCTCGTCAACCGGGTCGTCCCGGACACCGAGTTGACCGCCACGGCCCGCTCCTGGGCCGAGCGCCTGGCCCAGGGCCCGACCCGCTCGCTCGCCCTCACGAAGCAGCTCGTCAACGCGTCCCTGGACACCGACCGGGCCACCGCGTTCGCGGCGGAGGCGGCGGCGCAGGAGATCGCCATGACGACACGGGACGCCCGGGAGGGGGTCGCGGCCTTCGTGGAACGGCGAGCGGCGGACTTCCGGGGCCGCTGA
- a CDS encoding SDR family oxidoreductase, with the protein MPGNTNAASSTGHGSEGTFLAGRVVAVTGAGRGIGRAVALACAAEGARVVVNDYGVAVDGEAPSSEVAEGVVEEITAAGGRAVAVADDISTMAGGQRVVDTALAEYGRVDGVVCVAGILRERMLFNMSEAEWDPVVATHLKGTFTVFRAASAVMRRQGSGTLIGFTSGNHQGSVSQANYAAAKGGIISLVRSAALGLHKYGVTANAVAPVARTRMSAGVPMELKEIGEPDDVAALVVYLLSEQARAAGITGQVYTIAGPKLAVWAQPRELRAAYAEGGGWTPARIADVLPGTVGTDPMPLLAQLEEMARAAAAGTRPNT; encoded by the coding sequence ATGCCGGGCAACACGAACGCCGCCAGCAGCACGGGCCACGGGAGCGAAGGGACCTTCCTGGCGGGCAGGGTCGTCGCGGTCACCGGGGCGGGCCGCGGCATCGGACGGGCCGTAGCGCTCGCCTGCGCGGCCGAGGGCGCACGGGTCGTCGTCAACGACTACGGCGTGGCCGTCGACGGCGAGGCGCCCAGCTCGGAGGTCGCCGAGGGCGTCGTCGAGGAGATCACCGCGGCCGGCGGGCGGGCCGTCGCCGTCGCCGACGACATCTCCACCATGGCGGGCGGACAGCGCGTCGTCGACACCGCGCTCGCCGAGTACGGCCGCGTCGACGGCGTCGTCTGCGTCGCCGGCATCCTGCGCGAACGCATGCTCTTCAACATGTCCGAGGCCGAGTGGGACCCCGTCGTCGCCACCCACCTCAAAGGCACCTTCACCGTCTTCCGCGCCGCGTCCGCCGTCATGCGCCGCCAGGGCTCCGGCACCCTCATCGGCTTCACCAGCGGCAACCACCAGGGCTCCGTCTCCCAGGCCAACTACGCCGCCGCCAAGGGCGGGATCATCTCGCTCGTCCGCAGCGCCGCCCTCGGCCTGCACAAGTACGGCGTCACCGCCAACGCCGTCGCCCCCGTCGCCAGGACCCGCATGTCCGCCGGCGTGCCCATGGAGCTGAAGGAGATCGGCGAACCCGACGACGTCGCCGCCCTCGTCGTCTACCTGCTCTCCGAACAGGCCCGCGCCGCCGGCATCACCGGGCAGGTCTACACGATCGCCGGCCCCAAGCTCGCCGTGTGGGCGCAGCCCCGCGAACTGCGCGCCGCCTACGCCGAGGGCGGCGGCTGGACCCCCGCCCGGATCGCCGACGTCCTGCCCGGCACGGTCGGCACCGACCCGATGCCGCTCCTCGCGCAGCTGGAGGAGATGGCCAGGGCGGCCGCCGCCGGCACCCGGCCCAACACCTAG
- a CDS encoding alcohol dehydrogenase catalytic domain-containing protein — MRAVVYEGERGAARFTDDVDVRGPGAGEVLVALAAAGLCHSDLSVLDGTIPFPAPAVLGHEGAGVVEAVGPGVTHVAVGDHVALSTLASCGTCADCGRGRPTMCRRAIGRPGRPFQRNGKALYQFAATSAFAERTVVRAVQAVPVPHDVPLTSAALLGCAVLTGVGAVLNRAKVAYGDTVVVIGAGGVGLNVLQGARLAGAAVAVAIDTDPRKEKVARRFGATHFLPSTDGVREVLPTGADHVFECVGRPALIRRAVDLLDRGGQAVLLGMAAPSEEAAFTPASMFLDKSVLGCRYGSSRPQHDIPLYTSLYRRGALLLDELVTATYPVEDFPKAVRDVRDGRVGARAVLTF; from the coding sequence GTGAGAGCGGTCGTGTACGAGGGGGAGCGGGGCGCGGCACGGTTCACCGACGACGTGGACGTACGGGGCCCGGGGGCGGGCGAGGTGCTGGTGGCGCTCGCCGCGGCCGGGCTGTGCCACAGCGACCTGTCCGTGCTGGACGGCACGATCCCCTTCCCGGCGCCCGCGGTCCTCGGCCACGAGGGCGCCGGCGTCGTGGAGGCCGTCGGGCCGGGCGTGACGCACGTGGCCGTCGGCGACCATGTGGCGCTGTCCACCCTCGCCAGCTGCGGGACCTGCGCCGACTGCGGCCGGGGCCGCCCGACGATGTGCCGCCGCGCGATCGGCCGCCCCGGCCGGCCCTTCCAGCGGAACGGGAAGGCGCTGTACCAGTTCGCGGCCACCTCGGCGTTCGCGGAACGCACGGTCGTCCGGGCCGTCCAGGCCGTGCCGGTCCCGCACGACGTGCCGCTCACCTCGGCGGCGCTGCTCGGCTGCGCGGTGCTCACCGGCGTCGGGGCCGTACTGAACCGGGCGAAGGTGGCGTACGGCGACACGGTCGTCGTCATCGGCGCGGGCGGCGTCGGCCTCAACGTCCTCCAGGGTGCCCGGCTCGCGGGCGCGGCGGTGGCCGTCGCGATCGACACCGACCCGCGCAAGGAAAAGGTCGCGCGGCGGTTCGGCGCCACCCACTTCCTGCCCTCGACGGACGGCGTACGGGAGGTGCTGCCCACGGGAGCCGACCACGTCTTCGAGTGCGTCGGCCGCCCGGCCCTGATCCGCCGGGCCGTCGACCTCCTGGACCGGGGCGGCCAGGCGGTGCTGCTCGGCATGGCGGCCCCGTCGGAGGAGGCGGCCTTCACGCCGGCGTCGATGTTCCTCGACAAGTCGGTCCTGGGCTGCCGCTACGGCAGCTCCCGCCCCCAGCACGACATCCCCCTGTACACGTCCCTGTACCGCCGCGGCGCCCTGCTCCTGGACGAACTCGTCACCGCGACGTACCCGGTGGAGGACTTCCCCAAGGCGGTGCGGGACGTACGGGACGGGCGGGTGGGGGCGCGGGCGGTGCTGACGTTCTGA
- a CDS encoding ATP-binding protein gives MQVLQVQLEVGPDPADVGRARRWARSRLAGSGIAADEPLADTLVLLISELVTNAVVHTGCPAVLRMLFGAGGAGGAGIVRVEVADTSARPPLQRRADGGDTHGRGLELVDGLADRWGWQPEGAGKRIWCEVDRGAPVFTTVVREPVAYDPSRAVTNTA, from the coding sequence GTGCAGGTGCTTCAGGTGCAGTTGGAGGTCGGTCCCGATCCCGCGGACGTGGGGCGGGCCCGTAGATGGGCACGGTCCCGGCTGGCCGGGTCGGGCATAGCGGCCGACGAGCCGCTGGCCGACACGCTGGTGCTGCTCATCTCGGAACTTGTCACCAACGCGGTGGTCCACACCGGCTGTCCGGCCGTGCTGCGGATGCTCTTCGGGGCGGGCGGCGCGGGCGGGGCCGGCATCGTGCGCGTCGAGGTCGCGGACACCAGCGCCCGGCCGCCCCTCCAGCGGCGGGCCGACGGCGGCGACACCCACGGCCGCGGGCTGGAGTTGGTCGACGGCCTCGCGGACCGGTGGGGCTGGCAGCCGGAGGGCGCGGGGAAGCGCATCTGGTGCGAGGTCGACCGGGGGGCGCCCGTGTTCACCACGGTGGTGCGCGAGCCGGTCGCGTACGACCCCTCGCGCGCCGTCACGAATACCGCGTAA
- a CDS encoding MFS transporter, with translation MLTDVTQTMREAVAEATRPRRFRVHRAWSVAAVAFVTIVGAAAFASLPGLLIEPLHREFDWSRGTIGFAISVNLALYGLTAPFAAALMDRFGIRRVVAAALIVIAAGSLLTVWMTAAWQLVLFWGVLVGLGSGSMALAFAATVTNRWFVARRGLVTGVLTAAGASGQLVFLPLLSWLVEHQGWRPAAVTVALSALAVAPFVWLLLRDHPADVGLAPYGAPEFVPKPAPVPGAARRAVTVLLRAGRTGPFWLLAGTFAICGASTNGLVKTHFVPAAHDHGMPVTAAASLLAVIGVFDVVGTVASGWFTDRFEARRLLAVYYALRGVSLLFLPMLLAPSVHPPMVFFIVFYGLDWVATVPPTIALCREHFGDDGAIVFGWVLASHQVGAALVAFLGGLARDVFGTYDVVWYASGALCAAAALMALVIRRPPATA, from the coding sequence ATGCTGACTGACGTGACCCAGACAATGAGGGAGGCCGTCGCAGAGGCCACCCGTCCCCGCCGCTTCCGTGTCCATCGTGCGTGGTCCGTCGCCGCCGTCGCCTTCGTGACAATCGTCGGCGCCGCCGCCTTCGCCTCCCTGCCGGGTCTCCTGATCGAGCCCCTGCACCGCGAGTTCGACTGGTCGCGCGGCACCATCGGCTTCGCCATCTCCGTCAACCTCGCCCTGTACGGGCTGACGGCGCCGTTCGCGGCGGCGCTGATGGACCGGTTCGGCATCCGGCGCGTGGTGGCGGCCGCGCTGATCGTGATCGCGGCGGGGTCGCTGCTCACGGTGTGGATGACCGCGGCGTGGCAGCTGGTGCTGTTCTGGGGCGTCCTCGTCGGCCTCGGCAGCGGCTCGATGGCGCTGGCCTTCGCGGCGACGGTCACGAACCGGTGGTTCGTGGCCCGGCGGGGTCTCGTCACCGGCGTGCTCACGGCGGCCGGCGCGTCCGGGCAGCTGGTGTTCCTGCCGCTGCTGTCCTGGCTGGTCGAGCACCAGGGGTGGCGCCCGGCCGCGGTCACGGTCGCGCTGTCCGCGCTGGCGGTCGCGCCGTTCGTCTGGCTGCTCCTGCGCGACCACCCTGCGGACGTGGGCCTCGCCCCTTACGGGGCCCCGGAGTTCGTCCCGAAGCCCGCACCGGTGCCGGGGGCGGCGCGGCGCGCCGTGACCGTGCTGCTCAGGGCGGGGCGCACGGGGCCGTTCTGGCTCCTCGCCGGGACCTTCGCGATCTGTGGTGCCTCGACGAACGGCCTGGTCAAGACCCACTTCGTGCCCGCCGCGCACGACCACGGCATGCCCGTCACGGCCGCCGCGTCGCTCCTCGCCGTGATCGGCGTCTTCGACGTGGTCGGGACCGTGGCCTCCGGTTGGTTCACCGACCGCTTCGAGGCGCGGCGCCTGCTGGCCGTGTACTACGCCCTGCGCGGCGTCTCGCTGCTGTTCCTGCCCATGCTGCTGGCGCCGAGCGTGCATCCGCCGATGGTGTTCTTCATCGTCTTCTACGGCCTGGACTGGGTGGCGACCGTGCCGCCGACCATCGCCCTGTGCCGCGAGCACTTCGGCGACGACGGCGCCATCGTCTTCGGCTGGGTCCTCGCCTCCCACCAGGTCGGCGCGGCGCTGGTCGCGTTCCTCGGGGGGCTGGCGCGTGACGTCTTCGGTACGTACGACGTCGTCTGGTACGCCTCCGGCGCCCTGTGCGCGGCGGCGGCCCTGATGGCCCTCGTCATCCGCAGGCCACCGGCTACGGCCTGA